The Chanos chanos chromosome 9, fChaCha1.1, whole genome shotgun sequence genome includes the window ACGCTGCAACTAAAAAATACGAAGTCCGATAACTCCAGATTAAATTTTAGGAATGTGCGTGAAAGGGGAGGATCTAAGGGACCTTCAGCTGCGCTGTTTTATAAACCGAacgtctgtttgttttggacgAGTCCTCTTGCTCATATCTTTTGTACAGCATATCCTTGAATGCTCTGCTAATCAAGGGTGGAAGTTTGCGGACTTTACTCAGCTGACACAATAGAATACTGACCCTGTTTGAACCCCACAACATTACAAATGTTATGGATGACGTTTAATTTTATAGATGGGTCTTAAGAACATAAATGTGCAATAATTtaaatttttcacattttatatgGAATCTACAATTTTATCGTGGCCCTTAAATTTTTGTTAAAAGGTAGCTCAAAAATACAGAAGTCTTTTGCATAtttccaaaataataataataataataataataataataataataatagtaataataataataggcaCTAGATAAGAACATGAATTTAGACTTAAGAATCATTGACTCACTAACCGTCTACAGCAATAGATGTTTTTTATTTGCACAAAATACAGCCAATGCAGTGATGAGGAGAATTTGTCTGAAAACTGTGTATAATTGTCCCAGTTTGATTTCTGTCAACAGCATCTAATTGTTCAGGATGTGGACCTGGCTACAAGAGTCCACTGGATGCCATGAAcggtgagagaaaagagcagataTTTTCTAaaattatacattatatattttCATGTGTAATGTCAGTAAAAATGGTAAATAAGCCACAGATTTTCTTGCAAAAACTCAGTCAACactattctcttttttttcctttccccacCATGATCTTGGACATGTTCTTCCAGTTAAAACCACCTGAACTATGCTTCAGTGGTTGGTTCACTTCAAGGAGACAATGTGAAGGAGCACTGTTTTCAGTGAACCAAAATGTACTTTGATACCAATGTGACAAAAACAGGAACGTTAAACTTAACCCTGTGAGCTGTTGTGAATGGAAGAATAATGAAATCTGAAATGTTATTTATAGGGCCGCGAGAGGAGATTGTTTATCTGCCCTGTATTTACCGGAATACCGAAATAGACAAACCTGATTATCTCGCCACCGTGGATGTCAACCCCAATTCCCCCAAATACTGCCAGGTAGATTCTACCAAGGGCACTCACAAAAGACACAATAAAAGTACAGgagtttcctcttttttcctgtcACCAGCACAAAGCAGGTATTTGTCGAAGAATCTGATCTCAAATGCAGTGTGTTCCCTTGTTCTGCTAATCTGCTGCAGGTGATCCACAGATTGCCTATGCCGAATTTGAAGGATGAACTCCACCACTCCGGCTGGAATGCTTGCAGCAGCTGCTATGACGACGCCTCTAAAAAACGAAACCGTCTCATCCTGCCCTCTCTTATTTCCTCCCGTATTTACATCGTGGATGTGGGCACTGACCCGCGTGCTCCACGTCTTTACAAGGTAGGCCAAAAAACCCCTCCAAAAACCAAGTACAGTCTACGTCTTTGTGTCTTTACGTCTCAGAATCTGCGTTCAACACCACTGTGGCATGACTAGGAACTAGTTTTCCTACAAATCTTAATCAGTCTAATTTATAATGATTATCTTTTAACCTTAGAATGTAATTATCTCCAGGGTATGTTCTGTGATCATGTTTTTGGATTTAATTGTgttttctgacagacagtggagCCTCTGGAGCTCCACTGGAAGTGTGGCCTGGCCAACCCTCACACCACGCACTGCCTGGGAAGCGGTCAGATCATGATCAGCACCATGGGGGATCCTGAGGGCAACGGCAAAGGTGAGGCCATCACGTTAATGAATGAGGTCACACTGGTTGGCGAATGAAGTCAAACTGGCATCAGTACCCAGTGTGTAATATGCTTAGCATGACAGTAATACCTTTGAATACACAATTCTTTCAGACCTGTTTTTACAGAGTAGCTTACACCACTTAGGAACAATTCATGGGTTAAATCTTGGATTTTGTTTCTCCTTCTGTATGGTCAGGTGGCTTTGCTCTGTTAGACGGTGAGACATTTGAAATGATTGGTAACTGGGAACAGCCGGGAGAGGCGGCACCTTTTGGTTACGACTTCTGGTATCAGCCGCGTCACAACGTCATGATAAGCACCGAGTGGGGAGCCCCAAAAGCCCTTGGATTTGGTTTCAAGCCCGAGGACGTaaaagctggtgtgtgtgtgtgtgtgtgtgtgtgtgtgtgtgtgtgtgtggtctactGTTCACACATCACGGTAGGTTTTATTGTCAGATCACCAATAGAGGGAGTTGTTTTAATACTTGTGCAGGTCACTATGGGCAGTGTATCCACGTGTGGGATTGGACCACTCATAAACGGATCCAGACCATTGACCTCGGAGAGGAGGGCGCAATTCCTCTTGAGGTCCGCTTCCTGCATGACCCGAGTGCAGCCGAGGGCTACGTTGGCTGTGCACTCCAAGGCACCGTTTTCCGCTTCTACAAGACAGAGGTGGGTACTTTACTCTGACTCTATTAAAGTGACTTCCACTCTGCCAAAGATACTATTATTTGATGTGAAGGCTCCTCTATCTGTTAACCTTTCATTTGAATACTCTGCGTGTATTATTCTCAGAAAGGGAACTGGGCAGCAGAGAGGGTGATCAAGGTCCCAAATAAAAAAGTGGAGGGTTGGGTCCTGCCGGAGATGCCGAGTGAGTTTTTGGTTGAGTGGTTAAGATGAACGtgattggggaaaaaaagcgtgtgattttaaaatggaaaatatggAGTGTAATTGAGAACAGGCCTTAGTCTGAACTTGTTTCTCTCTAGGTCTGATCACAGATATCCTTATCTCATTGGATGACCGCTTCCTGTACTTCAGCAATTGGTTACATGGTGATATTCGTCAGTATGACATCACGGACCGAAGGAATCCACGTTTGGTGGGCCAGGTGAGGACCGCCAGAAAACAGAGCtttaagacaaaaataaaaattttttcaaatgacattttgaaCAACTACATATAATTCTCTCTGAACATGCACTGAagattagcttttttttcttgttatgCTTTGAAGTGACTTACCtcaaaaactgaatttaaatctTCTCTCATATATTAAAGGTGTTTTTGGGTGGGAGTATTGTAAACGATGGTCCTGTGAAAGTTCTAGAAGATGCGGAATTGACCTCTCAACCACCCCCCAGAATGGTGCAGGTACAAACGTACAGCAGACACAACATAGAGCTTCAGATCCAAATTCTCACTTTTATCTTCCTGTTAATGGTTAAATGAGCAAAATGCTAAAATGATGAAGACACGTAGGGCTAATTTACAGTGTTTCTGTATTCTGCTGTCTCTAGGGAAAGAGAATTGAGGGATCTCCACAGATGATTCAGCTGAGCTTAGATGGAAAGAGGCTGTATGTCAGCACTTCCCTTTACAGCGCTTGGGACAAGCAATTTTACCCCAACCTTGTCAAGTGAGTTCTGTTTATCAAATTATTGTTACACTAAATAAGTTTTTCAGCTCTTTACGAGTTAATGAAATCTTAAAGTCTGTATTCAGTCCTATGACAAAGCTCAGATATGTTACTGTGTTTGATAGACGAGAAACTCAAGTGTCTGGTTCTCTGTCCTCAGAACTGGTTCTGTGATGATGCAAATCGATGTGGACACAATGAAAGGCGGTCTCACGCTTAATGAAAACTTCCTGGTTGATTTCGGAGCGGAACCGGAGGGTCCCGTGCTTGCCCACGAGATCCGATATCCTGGAGGGGACTGTACCTCTGACATCTGGCTGTGAAAGCAGGAGTTCTGCATATCTGCTCAGTCATCATTCGCTTGTCACTGGTTATTTTCACTGCAGTCAGTGCTGCTCTCTCAATATAGAACAAATGTTTTACGTTCTTGTCACAGTTAACATCACAGTTTAGAAAAATATTACTAATACATCTAATATAACCAATTATAAAAAATGCATGATGCAAATAAACTTTATTACAGaccatattctttttttttttttttaaggtcgaCAATGTAACAAAATATCAAGAGTTCTGCATCTCTGCTCGCTTATAGTTCATGTATTTTAACTATAACCGATACTCCCAATATAAAGTAAAAATTTTAATATAGCTTGCTCATAACTGCATTATAGTTTTCGTTACAATTCATAAAGTTCTGAGACAATattgaaaggaaaaaacaaacaaacaaaacatgcgCATGATAAAAACAAACGGTGTCTCTGACCAGTTTTTCACTTTAATGTAACAACACAGCCAGATGAGAGTTTTCACTACATTTTACCAACTTATATCACATTACTCAGTTTTCCTTGGGAACTGTTGCCACGGTCTTTTATACTCATACTGCTTTTTCCAGTAAATGCAGTAATTATGaaattgaattttttaaaaaataaagtatgatttttatgaataaaagaaaatgaattttttggtgtcatggctttttttcagtgataGTGGTATCACTACATGCCTTTCTCTTAAGGTCTCCTATAACCTGACGCCCACTGCAGCGCTGTAGTGTGTAGAGTTGCTTCACTATATCTTAACACACTGTGTGAAATTGAAAAGCTTTGTGCTTTAATGCTGTGGAAAACTGACTGAAGAATcagctctgtgacatcacaaacactgtcagaaCAACTCAAAACAAGGACCCAAGAGTCTTACGTTCAGGGCTGTCTGTTAAGATACAGCATGGGCagtctccccctccctctgtcccaAAACTCTGCTAGGTTCCTTATATACTGGCCCATACAGCAGATAACTTTGTAAGCACTGTTGTTCAATAGTGTGTCTACAAAGAGGTTTTGATGACTTTTGTGCAATGTTTTCATCATCCACCAGGTACAAACCACCTGTGGTATTCATTGGCTCAAGTTACGCCACGTTTTATTACAGCGATGCAATCAGTGTGTGCAGGTCTTTCTGATCTTCAGATGAACTCATTACCATCTTAAAAGGCTTGATTGAGGGTGACTTGATTAGGACTCAATAGCTTTGGTCAATGTACAACAATCAAGAAACAGTGCCTCCATATATCCAccgttttaaacatttttttagctCAAGAATGTTGAGCACCTCTACCAGGTTGATAATTATGTGTTGAATACTGGCCTCCCTTGAAACAAGGCTGTAGTGCTACTGCTCTGGCACTCAGAAAAGAAAGGGTTGTATTCAACAACTCATTCCAGCACAAAGGACAGTGACTCACTAGAACGCCACTGGGACCATCTCTCCTTGTAATCCTCCTGAGGTTGTGCAAGCCCACTATGGCTGGTAATATGAAAGACATGTTCTGTCAGGTTTACCCGCTAGCAGTTTTTGATGAGCCTGTTCTGTGCATTATCTGGCAGCACATGAAAAAGAATTTGGAACTTTAGATCTACAAGTGGCAGGATCCTGCTACCGTTCATGCACATGTCATGCACAGATCTTTGTACGGCTAACCCACATTTGgtgaggtcactgaggcagtgaCTATGTTCAAAGCCTCCAAAGCGCTAGGTCAGCGGAGGATGAGAGACATCCTCCACCATGCCTGTGTCAAGACCTGTCTCTTGAGTCTAGATCTGACATCAGCGAAGGACGACTCTCCTGGAACCTACACTTAGGAAGAGGTGGAACTCCTATGTGACATCTTAACAGGTATAATGGCATGTGAAAACCAGCGCTGGGATACTCTTACACAACCTCTGGGATGGAGGAGTaaaccactctctcttttttttttttgttaggaaAATGTGGTGTGTCTGGAAACAGGAGCTTCCTGACTGGATTTAAGTGGAAATTCCTAAAGATATATGAACTAGTGTCGGCTGGCACTCTCTTGTAAGCCATGGAGCTACACATTCTGTAGTGAATCCTGGGTCTTGGGTGGCTCAGATGTCAATGTTTCCCTGGCTGCCAGAGATCCTCAGGAGCCAACATCCTTATTGTCCCTGGTTCTCATTGGCTCAAAGCTATGAGGTACGTTGAATGAATAAATACGTTTGTTGaacactgaaagtgaaagtacaTGTAACCAGTAGTAACAATTTTGAATGGAACGTATTGACACGTTAAGATATACGTGGCCTGTACGTTGATGGGTGGATGCAATAAGATTCCAACCAGCATACAGAGAACTGCATCTTggttaattatttttttcatcattatacAACTTTAACTTTCTCTGCTTTAACCAGCACAGTAATTCATAAAATAACCCATGCGTAGCTAGAAAATCTCAGCtacatcattgtcatcatcatcaccataagTACGGTGGCCTTGTGTACAAACATCAGAGGTACAGCAATTTTTTACCCTAGtatgagtgaaacagagagttGACATACTTAAAGGAAATCTGATTAGATAGAGCACGATTTGAATTATTTGCTCTTTGTAGCAGTAAGGTTGCTTGAAATTAAATTACATGCAACTAACTGCTGCAGCAAAGTTGTGTGCGCTGTTTCAAATCACACACCACAAGGGTAATTAGAGATTATACAGACAAATGTAGAGTATCCTCTCCAACCAAATTCATtatgtaattcatttttttcagggTAAATTCATTAAGAAAATCGTTAAGATGGCTAATTTTGCAACAGTGGGAAGAAACTACAGTTAAATTAATAGCACATAAATTTACTTGAAACGCCACCTTTATTTctgtacatttgttttaaatgtcttcTCTTCCCGGCTGTGAACATATCCTTTCGCGTCTTTGAGTTTTCCTTCATTTCAagattatacaaaaaaaaatcccttaatGTTCGATGCTGGCAGGATTCAGGTAATGGATTCGGAACGCTACCCAGTTTACTTGCTACGTCAGGAACCCAGACTGATTAACTAGGTTTGGGAGAACTCAGTGAAGTGTGGTGATATTCGCAGACCGATTACACTTCATACTACGtataaactttaaaaacaacgCAGTTGTGTCGACTGAATGTTAAAATTGCTCTCGGTGTCTTCAAACAATTTTGCAAATTCTGTTAGAACACATATATAATGGAAGACGCCCTTAATATTTCTTAGGTacgttttgttattttattttattacacaGGCACTTGAATGGACAGCCCTACAAGGTCAGTTTTCCCAAGTTAGCAGGCTACAGTTAACTTAGCTAGGAAACTGGCAACGGATCGGGGTACTGTGGAACACACTCTTCCAAATAATGGAGCTGAGACACCGGAGATAGACTGAAGAATCACAACTTCACCCAGTTCCTTTAAAGGTAATGTAAAAATGCTACAATATTGTGGAATGTTTAAGTGAGTCGGTCGTTCCGATGATCATTTTCACTAGTCGTGGAACTCTCATCGCCTCACCACTTCGTCCAGGGCAAAATCGCTTGCCAGCATTAGCCATTATAGCCAGCTAATAGCTAGCTATCATAGCTAATCCGTTAACCTGAAGAAAGCAATATCAGTGTCGTAAGAGAGTCAGTGACACAATTAAGTGAATTGCATCCAAGAATAAGGAATACGGATAACACCGAGACTGTTAAGTAGAATCGCTGAGTCGATGTTAATTGTCTTAGTTTTCTTAGATGAATGTTTTTGTCACATTCATAAGAGCAACTTGTCAGCTATGCTAGTTAGCACAGGAGGCTAATGTTGCACCAGTTGGCTCGCTAGCCTAGTTTACGTTCATGCGATGGAGTCAAATAAGTGAATTTTTTAAAGCTAACTGCAACGCAAGTTTAACTCAAATCAAATAAGGATGTGAGTGTcgaatgttgttttatttgttgcgTAACTGCGTAAACGGTATGTTTCTCGTATGTCTGTGATTTCCTCTATCTTTTCTTGCTAGTAAGTGATAACCACCGAGCAAACTTTGTTGCAGTCATTTGCATCGGTGGCAGCCTAGACTATGGTAGAGAATCTTGCCACAGAATCGTGAGAATGTTTATTTCTCCTCTGATTTGTGGTACCCATAAATAGTCCGCTTTTGCAGATGATTTAAGGATTGTTCGGTGACGGACATTCTCGTATTTAGGGACTTTGTTGACGAAGTAAGTTAGCTGTAACACAAACCGCTTTGGCATGCCTGAAACTCACGAGAACAATCCAACACGAAGTATTGTCAGTCGTTCTGTCGTTGTTTCTACATTTAAAACGACCTTTCCTTTTGGCGATCAACCCACACCAACAAGGCCTTGAACGTAAACACGAcgttgttgtgttgtattctTTTAGTTCATTGTTTGATGTTGTGAGATAATCAGAAAGAGATATCACCTTTCCGCTCATTCTGCGAAGGCCTGATAGGATTCCCCCAACATTCTCCCCAACGGAACACGAGAAGTCTGTGAAATACTGGAGCGTTGCGAGGAGTGAGATATTGAACTTTATACGGAATGTTCAAGTTGCTTAT containing:
- the selenbp1 gene encoding methanethiol oxidase is translated as MASNCSGCGPGYKSPLDAMNGPREEIVYLPCIYRNTEIDKPDYLATVDVNPNSPKYCQVIHRLPMPNLKDELHHSGWNACSSCYDDASKKRNRLILPSLISSRIYIVDVGTDPRAPRLYKTVEPLELHWKCGLANPHTTHCLGSGQIMISTMGDPEGNGKGGFALLDGETFEMIGNWEQPGEAAPFGYDFWYQPRHNVMISTEWGAPKALGFGFKPEDVKAGHYGQCIHVWDWTTHKRIQTIDLGEEGAIPLEVRFLHDPSAAEGYVGCALQGTVFRFYKTEKGNWAAERVIKVPNKKVEGWVLPEMPSLITDILISLDDRFLYFSNWLHGDIRQYDITDRRNPRLVGQVFLGGSIVNDGPVKVLEDAELTSQPPPRMVQGKRIEGSPQMIQLSLDGKRLYVSTSLYSAWDKQFYPNLVKTGSVMMQIDVDTMKGGLTLNENFLVDFGAEPEGPVLAHEIRYPGGDCTSDIWL